CCTTCAGATGCTGTACTCGGCGGGGCCGCGCACCCGGGAGTGCCTGCCTGCCTGGAAACGGTATCCGCCTCCGCGCACGGTTTCCACTACGTGACGCACGGGACCCAGCTTGCGGCGGATCCGGCTCACGTAGACGTCGATCGACCGGGGCGCTGCCGTCGCGTCGAGGGAGATCAGGAAATCCGCGAGTTCCTGCCGGGGCACGGAGCGGGAGCAGTGCTGCACCAGGTAGCGGAGCAGGCGGTACTCGACCCCGCTGAAGGAGACCGGCACCCCGTCCACCCGCACCTGATCGGCGGCGAGGTCGACGTCGACTTCGTGGACGAGCCCGTCGTCCCCCGAGGACCCGGCGTCGGCGGCCGCCAGTGCCGCGGCGTCCTCGGCCAGGGCGGTCTCCCGGGCGTCTTCGAGCTCGGCGTCCGGGACGTTCCAGAGCATCGCCTCGGCGTCCGCGTTGAGGTGGTGCAGACGGGTCAGGATGAGCTCTTCGAGACGCGCGAACTGCTCGTCGGTGAGCTCCTCCGGGGTCTGGAAGAAGAGTGCGGCTCCGTGTGCGGCCATGCGGGGACGCGCACCCTGCGCGGTGTCCGGCGCCGCCGCCCGGCGGGCGGCCCCCGTGCGGGGACCGCCCGCCGGCACGGGATGTCCGGCGTCGGAGCGGTGGTGTACTGGCTGGGCGCTCATGCCTGCCGCCTAGATGCCCCCGCGGCGGATCAGCTTGCCGATCGGCTGGGTGCCGTCGGCCACCTGGCCGCGGAGGAAGGTCTTGCGCACGACGCCGGACAGGGCCCGGCCGTCGTAAGGGGTGATCGGGTTCTTGTGCTTCAGGCGCTGGACGTCCACCACGAAGGCGTCGTCCGCGGCGAAGATGGAGAAGTCGGCGTCGTAGCCGACCGCGATGAGTCCCTTGTTGGGCACCCGGGCGATCTCGGCCGGGCGGGTGGACATCCAGGAGATGACCTTCTCGAGCGGGATGCCGCGGTGACGCGCCTCGGTCCAGATGAGCGAGAGGCCGAGCTGCAGCGAGGAGACGCCGCCCCACGCGACGGCGAAGTCGCCGTTCTCCAGGTCCTTGAGGTCCAGGGTGCTGGGGGAGTGGTCCGAGACGATGCAGTCGATGGTGCCTTCTTCGAGGCCCTTCCACAGCAGTTCGCGGTTGGACGCCTCGCGGATCGGCGGGCAGCACTTGTACGCCGTGGCGCCGTTGGGGATCTCCTCGGCGTTCAGGGTCAGGTAGTGCGGACAGGTCTCCACGGTGACGTTCACGCCGTCCCGCTTGGCCGTGGCGATCATGGGCAGCGCGTCCGAGGAGGAGAGGTGCAGGATGTGCGAGCGGGCGCCCGTCCAGCGGGTGCGCTCGATGACCTCCGCGATGGCCTTGTTCTCCGCGCCGCGGGGGCGGGAGGCCAGGAACTTCGCGTAGACGTCACCCTCGGCGTGCGGGGCGCGGTCGATCGCGTGGGAGTCCTCGGCGTGGACCAGCATGAGGGAGTCGAACTTGCGAAGCTCGGCGAGGTCCGTCTCCATCTCGTCCGCCTCCAGGTGCGGGAACTCGTCCACGCCGGAGTGCAGGAGGAAGCACTTGAAACCGAAGACGCCGGCGTCGTGCAGCGGGCGGAGGTTCTCGGTGTTGCCCGGGATGGCCCCGCCCCAGAACCCGACGTCCACGAACGCCTGGTCACGGGCCACGGACCGCTTGAGCTCGAGGTTCTCCACGCTGGTGGTGGGCGGAACGGAGTTCAGCGGCATGTCGATGATGGTGGTGACGCCGCCCGCGGCAGCGGCACGGGTGGCGGAGGCGAAGCCCTCCCACTCGGTGCGGCCGGGCTCGTTGACGTGCACGTGCGTGTCCACCAGGCCGGGGATGAGGGTCTCGTCATCGGCCAGCTCGACGGTCTCCGCGCCCACCAGGTTGTTGCCGAGGGGCTCCATGGCCACGACGCGGCCGTCCTTGACGCCGACCTCGCGCGGCGCGATGCCCGCGCTCGTGAGGACTCGCTGACCACGGATGACGAGGTCGAACTCTGCGGGGGTGTTCTGTTCTTCAGACATGCTGATCCTGTTCTAGTTGCTCTGCTTGATCAGGCTGTTGGCGATGATGCCGCCAAGCTTCTCCACCAGCGGTCCGGCCTGAGTGATGCACTTCTCAACATCTTCCTCGATGCTGGTCAGCGAGTACACGGCCTGGATCCCGGATGTGGAAATCTGTGCGTCGGTGAGGGTGGTGCGTCCGCAGACGGCCACGACGGGGACCCCGGCCGCGCGTGCCGCGTCGGCGACGCCCATCGGGGTCTTGCCGCCCAGGCTCTGCTCATCCAGGCTGCCTTCGCCTGTGATGACCAGGGTGGCGCCGTCGAGCTTCTCGGACAGGCCGGTGAAGTCGAGGACGACGTCGACCCCCCGCCGCCGCTCGGCGTTCAGCACGGCGAGAGCGGCATAGCCCACCCCGCCCGCGGCCCCGGCGCCGGGTGCCGCCGCGGCGGTGGACGCCTGCAGGCCGATCTCGCGGCCTAGGACCTCCACGAAGTGCGCCAGAGTGGCGTCCAGCTCGGTGACGTCCTCCGGGCTCAGGCCCTTCTGCGGGCCGAACACTGCCGGGGCGCCCTGGGATCCGAGGAGGGGGTTGTCCACGTCGCTGGCGAGGATGAAGCGGGTCCGTTCCAGGCGGACGTCTAGCCCGGACAGATCGATGTGGTCCAGGGCGGCCAGCGCGGCGCCGCCGTCGGGCAGCTCGGCGCCGGAGGCGTCCAGGAAGCGGCCGCCCAGGCCCTTGATGACGCCCGCGCCGCCGTCGGTGTTGGCACTGCCGCCCACGCCGAGCACGATCGTCCGGGCGCCCGCGTCGAGTGCGGCGCGGATGAGCTGGCCGGTGCCCAGGCTCGTGGCGCCGCGGCCGTCCTTCACGCCGCCCGGGAGGACGGCGAGGCCGGAGGCGAGGGCCATTTCGATGACCGCCTCATCATCTCGGAGGGCGAAGTCGGCGTTGAGGGGCTGTCCGGTGGGTCCGGCGACGCGGACCGTCCGGCGGGAGAAGCCGGAGCCGATCGCCGCGTCGAGGGTGCCCTCGCCGCCGTCGGCCACGGGGATGCCCACGATGTCGAGGGAGCCGTCCACGGCGCGCAGACCGGTTTCCAGGTGCGCCACGACCTCGGGGGCCGAGAGCGAGCCTTTGAACTTATCCGGTGCGATCACGATCCGCATGTGGACTCCTTCGTCAGTGCGGTGGGTGTTTCAGATCCGGGTGGCCTGCCGCGCTGACGACAGCGACGGCGGGCCACCCGGGGTGCGGCGTGAAGCCTGGTGTCCTCGTCCGGCCGAGCGATCCCGGCCGGGCGAGGAGGTGTCAGTCGAGCAGGGAGACCACCGCGGTGGGGGCGTCCTCGCCCTTCTCCGCGAGCTCTTCGAACTCGGTCACATTATCCAGCTCGGTGCCCATGGAGATGTTGGTGATCTTCTCGAGGATCACTTCCACCACCACCGGGACCTGGAACTCCTCCGTGAGGGCGCGGGCCTTCTCGAACGCGGCTCCCAGGTCATCCGGGTTCTGGACGCGGATGGCCTTGCAGCCCAGGCCCTCGGCCACCTTGACGTGGTCCACGCCGTAGCCGGCGGTCTCCGGGGAGTTGATGTTCTCGAACGCCAGGGAGACGTTCTGCTCCATCTTGAAGCCGCGCTGGGACTGGCGGATCAGGCCGAGGTAGGAGTTGTTCACCACCACGTGGATGTACGGGAGGTTGAACTGCGCGCCCACCGCCAGTTCCTCGATCATGAACTGGAAGTCGTAGTCACCCGAGAGGGCCACCACGGTCTCGCCGGGCTTGCCGCGCACCACGCCGAGGGCGGCGGGGGCGGTCCAGCCGAGGGGGCCCGCCTGACCGGCGTTGATCCAGCGGCGTGCGCCGAAGACGTGCAGCATTTGGGCGCCGGCGATCTGGGAGAGGCCGATGGTGGTGACGTAGGTGGTGTCCTTGCCGAAGGCGCGGTTCATCTCCTCGTACACACGCTGCGGCTTGATCGGCACGTTGTCGAAGTGGGTCTTGCGCTGCAGCTTGCCCTTCTTCTCCTGCGCGGCGTCCGCCCAGGCGGTGTAGTCGGGCAGCTGGCCGGCGGCCTGGCGCTCCTTCGCGAGTTCCACGAGGCCTTCCAGGGCGGCGCCGGCGTCCGAGGCGATGCCCAGGTCCGGCGCGAACACGCGGCCGATCTGGGTGGGCTCGATGTCGATGTGCACGAACTTGCGGCCCTGGGTGTAGAGGTCCAGGCCACCCGTGTGGCGGTTGGCCCAGCGGTTGCCGATGCCGATCACGAAATCGGACTCCAGGAAGGTCGCGTTGCCGTAGCGGTGCGAGGTCTGCAGACCCACCATGC
This portion of the Arthrobacter woluwensis genome encodes:
- a CDS encoding winged helix-turn-helix domain-containing protein, with the protein product MSAQPVHHRSDAGHPVPAGGPRTGAARRAAAPDTAQGARPRMAAHGAALFFQTPEELTDEQFARLEELILTRLHHLNADAEAMLWNVPDAELEDARETALAEDAAALAAADAGSSGDDGLVHEVDVDLAADQVRVDGVPVSFSGVEYRLLRYLVQHCSRSVPRQELADFLISLDATAAPRSIDVYVSRIRRKLGPVRHVVETVRGGGYRFQAGRHSRVRGPAEYSI
- the allB gene encoding allantoinase AllB, producing the protein MSEEQNTPAEFDLVIRGQRVLTSAGIAPREVGVKDGRVVAMEPLGNNLVGAETVELADDETLIPGLVDTHVHVNEPGRTEWEGFASATRAAAAGGVTTIIDMPLNSVPPTTSVENLELKRSVARDQAFVDVGFWGGAIPGNTENLRPLHDAGVFGFKCFLLHSGVDEFPHLEADEMETDLAELRKFDSLMLVHAEDSHAIDRAPHAEGDVYAKFLASRPRGAENKAIAEVIERTRWTGARSHILHLSSSDALPMIATAKRDGVNVTVETCPHYLTLNAEEIPNGATAYKCCPPIREASNRELLWKGLEEGTIDCIVSDHSPSTLDLKDLENGDFAVAWGGVSSLQLGLSLIWTEARHRGIPLEKVISWMSTRPAEIARVPNKGLIAVGYDADFSIFAADDAFVVDVQRLKHKNPITPYDGRALSGVVRKTFLRGQVADGTQPIGKLIRRGGI
- a CDS encoding glycerate kinase — encoded protein: MRIVIAPDKFKGSLSAPEVVAHLETGLRAVDGSLDIVGIPVADGGEGTLDAAIGSGFSRRTVRVAGPTGQPLNADFALRDDEAVIEMALASGLAVLPGGVKDGRGATSLGTGQLIRAALDAGARTIVLGVGGSANTDGGAGVIKGLGGRFLDASGAELPDGGAALAALDHIDLSGLDVRLERTRFILASDVDNPLLGSQGAPAVFGPQKGLSPEDVTELDATLAHFVEVLGREIGLQASTAAAAPGAGAAGGVGYAALAVLNAERRRGVDVVLDFTGLSEKLDGATLVITGEGSLDEQSLGGKTPMGVADAARAAGVPVVAVCGRTTLTDAQISTSGIQAVYSLTSIEEDVEKCITQAGPLVEKLGGIIANSLIKQSN
- the gcl gene encoding glyoxylate carboligase, yielding MAKMRTVDAAVAILVKEGAIEAFGLPGAAINPFYSAMRANGGIRHTLARHVEGASHMADGYSRAADGNIGICIGTSGPAGTDMITGLYASWADSIPMLCITGQAPVAKLHKEDFQAVDIESIAKPVTKMAMTILEPGQVPGAFQKAFQLMRSGRPGPVLLDLPFDVQMAEIEFDIDAYEPLPVEKPRANAVQLGKALDMLLASERPLIVAGGGIINAGASEKLVELAEILNVPVIPTLMGWGVIPDDHKLMAGMVGLQTSHRYGNATFLESDFVIGIGNRWANRHTGGLDLYTQGRKFVHIDIEPTQIGRVFAPDLGIASDAGAALEGLVELAKERQAAGQLPDYTAWADAAQEKKGKLQRKTHFDNVPIKPQRVYEEMNRAFGKDTTYVTTIGLSQIAGAQMLHVFGARRWINAGQAGPLGWTAPAALGVVRGKPGETVVALSGDYDFQFMIEELAVGAQFNLPYIHVVVNNSYLGLIRQSQRGFKMEQNVSLAFENINSPETAGYGVDHVKVAEGLGCKAIRVQNPDDLGAAFEKARALTEEFQVPVVVEVILEKITNISMGTELDNVTEFEELAEKGEDAPTAVVSLLD